TGCCGCTGCCCTCTCGGCCGCTGAGAACAACGCCAAGATGGGGCTGTTCTACTACTCCGCCGAGTGATCCCCAGCCGCTCCCACCGCTCGCAATCTCGCGGCGGGTCCCTCGCGGCTGTGGGCCCTCGCGGCGGGTCCCTCGCGGCGGGTCCCTCGCGGCTGTGGGCCCCCGCGGCGGGTCCTTCGCGGCTGTGGGCCCAGCCCATTTCGGAAATGACACCGATCCTGCTTCTTGATCCCGAGATCATGACGCGGGATCGGTGTCATTTTTGCGTTTGGGGCGGAGTTGAGCAGGCCATTTGTCAAACGTGGCCAGTAACACGTCGCCATGGGTAGAGATTATCTGGCATAATGGACAGGTACTCGATCCGCATGGCCCCTCTCTCCGTGTGATGATCCTGTCCTTAGAAGTCCGCCGCACGGCCCGCCCCACGGGAGCGTAAAACGGATTTCGTCCCCTTTTCGAAACAGGAGTAACCACAAAAGTGGCTGTAAAGATTCGCCTTAAGCGCTTCGGCAAGATGCGCGCCCCGTACTACCGCATCGTCGTCATGGACTCACACTCAAAGCGTGACGGCCGTGCCATCGAGGAAATCGGTAAGTACCACCCCACCGAAAACCCGTCCTTCATCGAGGTCACCAGCGACCGCGCTCAGTACTGGCTCTCCGTCGGCGCTCAGCCGTCTGAGCCTGTTGCCAAGATCCTGAAGATCACCGGTGACTGGCAGAAGTTCAAGGGCATCAAGGGCGCCGAAGGCACCTTGAAGACCAAGGCTCCGAAGGTAGCATTCGTTGCTCCTGAGGCCAAGAACGTTGTCATCAAGGAAGCCATCACCAAGAAGGCCAAGAAGGCCGACGAGGCAGAGGCAACTGAGAGCACCGAGGCTGAGTAGCTTGCTGGCCGAAGCGCTGGAGCACCTGGTTCGCGGGATTGTTGACTCTCCCGAGGACGTCAAGGTGAGCGTCAAGAACAACCGCCGCGGGGAATCCCTCGAGGTGCGAGTTCATCAAGACGATCTGGGCCGGGTTATTGGCCGTCAGGGTCGCACCGCACGTGCATTGCGCACTGTGGTTGCTGCTTTGGCCAACGGCGAGTCAGTACGTGTTGACGTTGTTGACACGGACCGCCGCCACTAACCTGCCCGGAGCTTGCGCAACTGCAAGGTTGCGTGAAGATTTTCAGCAGTGAAGCCAAACGTTTGGCCCCGGCACCATAATGGTGACGGGGCCAAACTTTTTTCCCAATTTTTCAGCATTTAGTCAGCAATAACTTAGGAGTTCCCATGCAGGTCCAGGTCGCCCGGATTGGCAAGCCCCACGGCATCAAGGGTGAGGTCACCGTATTGGTCCTCACCGACGCCCCCGATTCCCGCTTTGCCGTCGGCTCCGAGTTCGTGGTGGAACCGGCAAAGCTCGGCATCTTGACGGTCAAGAGTTCGCGCTGGAACAAGGACATCTTGCTGCTGGGCTTTGAAGGCACCAACACCCGCAATGACGCGGAGTTGCTCCGTGGCGCCACCATGTTCTTCGAATCAGATGATGACGAGGACGACGACGCCTGGTACGAACACGAGTTGCTGGGCCTTGAAGTTCGGGTTGGCACCAACAAGGTGGGCAAGGTGACCGGGTTGCGGACCCAGGCCGTGCAGGACCTGCTCATCGTTGAAGATACCGAAGGTGATGAAGTCCTGGTGCCTTTCGTCGACGAGATCGTCCCCGAGGTCAACATCGAGGAAGGCTATGTGCTGCTCACCCCGCCGGCCGGCCTGTTCACCGTCAACAAGGACGCAGCGGAAAACGATGAAAGCGGCGAAGCTGCCGATCTCGACGGTGCTGATGGTTCAAAAGGATCGCCCGAGTAATGCGGTTTGACGTTGTCAGTATCTTCCCCGAATACTTGGCCCCCCTCGATCTGAGCCTCATCGGCAAGGCCCGCACCGAGGGCCTGCTGGAGCTTGTGGTCCATGACCTGCGCAGCTACACGGCAGATCGCCACCGCACCGTCGATGACACTCCGTATGGTGGTGGCGCCGGCATGGTCATGAAGCCGGAACCGTGGGCCATGGCCCTGACGGATATTGCCGCTTCTTCTCCCGCGCCCGACGGCGTATTGCCCACCTTGATTGTTCCCTCGCCTGCCGGTGAGGTATTCAATCAAGCGTTGGCCTATGAACTGGCCGAGACCGAACACTTGGTCTTCGCCTGTGGCCGGTATGAGGGCATTGACGAGCGAGTCTTGGAATGGGCCGCAGATGATTACATTGTGCGTCCCGTCAGCCTAGGCGACTATGTGCTCAACGGCGGCGAAGTAGCTGTCTTGGCGATGGTGGAAGCCATTGGCCGTCTGGTGCCCGGCGTGGTTGGTAACCCGGAATCCCTCATTGAGGAATCCCACTCCGATGGCTTGCTCGAGTACCCGGTCTACACCAAGCCTTCTGTATGGCGCGATCGAGAAGTGCCGGACGTGCTGCTCAGCGGCAACCACGGCAAGATCGCTAAGTTCCGCAAGGAACTGCAATTGCGCCGCACCGCCGATCGTCGTCCTGACCTCATTGACGTTCTTGACGTCTCTAAGTTCAGCAAAGCGGATCGCAACGTCCTGTGGGAACTGGGGTACGCCGTCGTCGATGGTAAGGCAGTTCGCCGAGAAGACGACTAAAGTGTGAGGAAATCTCATGCCGGGGCCTGCCCTGATTAGCTTGACGGCCATCAATATGGCAAAATAAGTAGAAGTGCCTACTGGGCGCGCTCCTGCCACAGGGGGAGCGATCGTCAACAGGGCGGCACACTGGTATTCCATCCATGGAATCCGGTCCAATTCTTTCGTTCTCCATGACTGGCCTCGTGCCGTCCGTGGAAAATGTGACACAAAGCAAATGACCTGTGGCGTTTGTCTGGAGTGAGAAAAATGCAGATTCTCGATTCTGTTGACGCAGCTAGCCTGCGCAGCGACATCCCCGCCTTCCGTGCCGGCGATACCGTTAATGTTCATGTGAACATTATTGAAGGTTCCCGCTCACGTGTTCAGCTGTTCAAGGGCTTCGTCCTGGGCCGCCAGGGTGACGGCATCCGCGAGACCTTCACGGTCCGCAAGGTCTCCTTCGGCGTCGGCGTAGAGCGTACCTTCCCGGTACACTCCCCGGTTCTGGACAAGATCGAAGTTGTCACCAAGGGTGACGTTCGTCGTGCCAAGCTGTACTACATGCGTAACCTGCGCGGCAAGGCTGCAAAGATCAAGGAAAAGCGCGACAACCTCCCCACCAAGTAATAAAGGGGAGTCGCACTTTGGCTCAAGCGAAACGCCAGTCCAGGAAACTGGGCTGGCGTTTTGTTGTTCTCGCAGTAGTTATCCTCTTTATCTTCATGGCGTTGGTTCGCAATGTGTGGATGGATGTCTACTACATTCCTTCCGAATCAATGGAACCACTGGTCCTCACCGGTGACCGTGTGCTGGTCTCCCGTCTGGCTTTCACCAACAAGCCCATCGAACGTGGCGATGTGGTCCTCTTTGACGGCAGAGGATCATTTTTGCCCTTGAAATCCGGAGCAGGTCCGGTGGCTGACGGCATTGTGGCAACTGGCCAATGGCTGGGCCTGGTGCCCAATGACAACATCTACGTCAAGCGCGTCTTAGGCGTTGCCGGAGACACCGTTAAGTGCTGTTCCTCGGATGGTTTGCTGGAAATTAATGGCGTCCCCGTTACTGAGAGTTACCTGTATCCCGGGGATGAACCCAGCGCGTTGACGTTCGAGGTCACTGTCCCAGAGGGTAAGTTGTGGCTTATGGGTGATCACCGTGATGTCTCGCTGGATTCGAGGTCCTTATTGGGCTCACCTGGCGGTGGTCTGGTTTCAACTAACAGGGTCATTGGAACACCCGTCGCCACGGTGTGGCCATTGGGCCGGATACACATGCTGGACACTGATGCGGGGGCAAGCCCCAACGGCACAAGTAAAAGTGGCTTGCCGTAGGCATCACCTCGGTAGTGGCCCCCTCTCTCCGTCCCGAG
The Arthrobacter alpinus genome window above contains:
- the rpsP gene encoding 30S ribosomal protein S16 yields the protein MAVKIRLKRFGKMRAPYYRIVVMDSHSKRDGRAIEEIGKYHPTENPSFIEVTSDRAQYWLSVGAQPSEPVAKILKITGDWQKFKGIKGAEGTLKTKAPKVAFVAPEAKNVVIKEAITKKAKKADEAEATESTEAE
- a CDS encoding RNA-binding protein → MLAEALEHLVRGIVDSPEDVKVSVKNNRRGESLEVRVHQDDLGRVIGRQGRTARALRTVVAALANGESVRVDVVDTDRRH
- the rimM gene encoding ribosome maturation factor RimM (Essential for efficient processing of 16S rRNA) — its product is MQVQVARIGKPHGIKGEVTVLVLTDAPDSRFAVGSEFVVEPAKLGILTVKSSRWNKDILLLGFEGTNTRNDAELLRGATMFFESDDDEDDDAWYEHELLGLEVRVGTNKVGKVTGLRTQAVQDLLIVEDTEGDEVLVPFVDEIVPEVNIEEGYVLLTPPAGLFTVNKDAAENDESGEAADLDGADGSKGSPE
- the trmD gene encoding tRNA (guanosine(37)-N1)-methyltransferase TrmD — translated: MRFDVVSIFPEYLAPLDLSLIGKARTEGLLELVVHDLRSYTADRHRTVDDTPYGGGAGMVMKPEPWAMALTDIAASSPAPDGVLPTLIVPSPAGEVFNQALAYELAETEHLVFACGRYEGIDERVLEWAADDYIVRPVSLGDYVLNGGEVAVLAMVEAIGRLVPGVVGNPESLIEESHSDGLLEYPVYTKPSVWRDREVPDVLLSGNHGKIAKFRKELQLRRTADRRPDLIDVLDVSKFSKADRNVLWELGYAVVDGKAVRREDD
- the rplS gene encoding 50S ribosomal protein L19, with translation MQILDSVDAASLRSDIPAFRAGDTVNVHVNIIEGSRSRVQLFKGFVLGRQGDGIRETFTVRKVSFGVGVERTFPVHSPVLDKIEVVTKGDVRRAKLYYMRNLRGKAAKIKEKRDNLPTK
- the lepB gene encoding signal peptidase I, producing the protein MAQAKRQSRKLGWRFVVLAVVILFIFMALVRNVWMDVYYIPSESMEPLVLTGDRVLVSRLAFTNKPIERGDVVLFDGRGSFLPLKSGAGPVADGIVATGQWLGLVPNDNIYVKRVLGVAGDTVKCCSSDGLLEINGVPVTESYLYPGDEPSALTFEVTVPEGKLWLMGDHRDVSLDSRSLLGSPGGGLVSTNRVIGTPVATVWPLGRIHMLDTDAGASPNGTSKSGLP